TTGTTCACCAAAAGCTTCTTTGATAGCGCGTGAGGTACACGAACCAATCACTGTTCACCACCAACTCACCGTCCCGCTTGAAATCACGCGCTTTCATTCCCTCACATGGCGTTTCTTTCACATGGCTTCAGCCATAACGGAAAAGCACAGAAATGCATTTTCACTGCCAGTTTCAGTCTAAAAGAAAATCCCATTTGTTTCTCTCTGAGCTTCTTGCAGATTCTTGAGTAAAATCCAAATCCACTCTTCTGAGGTATTCTTCTTCATGTTGATTTTCTGTTTGGTTGCTGAGAAAATTCCTGCTACTTTTCTTTCCTGTTCTTATAATCAGCATCCTGTTTGATACCAAGCAAAGAGGTTGTTCTTGAGTAAACGTGCGGTTTAGGGGTTGAGATTCGAGATATTTATAGCTCTGTTTgtttattaatatcattttcttgttgTCTCTACTTGGACTGAGTATTTACACAGATTTTGTTGAAGAAAGTTACGATTGATGCTTGCCTCGCTTGCCTCTCTTGTGTCTTGTTCTTTTAGGAGTGTTTTTTACTTGGAAAATGGAGCTCATTGCCGTCTTGCTCTGTATTATGAACGAAGAACATTGAAATTTAGAATTGTAGGGAGCGTGCATGAATGGCGTTGAATTGCAATCTTTTAGAGCTTGCATGAAAGCTGAAGAAATGAGTGAGGAAAATGGCAGTAACaattgggaaaaaaaatggaaaatattattGCTGTTGAACTACCACCAAGTTCATAAAGATTGTGTGGATAGATTGTTGTATATTCAATCCTCTGAATTCTTGATGTTCTTCCTTACTTAAGGGATTCAAAATTAGCACACTGATTATCAAGAAATAACTTCGCGAACATTTGAATCTAAacttaaaaacatatttgattttgtatatgtATTGGTAATGTTTATCGGTGTAGTaaaattggattgaatttcCTATCAGCCACTCGATGGAACAAGATATTTCATTGCATTTCTTTTCAAAGCTTCTGAAGATTTACttctttatttctcatttttgttaaattggtctacttttttttcttaggaCAGGGTAATAATGAACAATGCTTTCTAATGGTATTTGCAAGTGGACTCTTGGATGTACTTGAAGTAGCATTTTGAATATTCATTGAAGATGACAACACTATCTTTAGCATCCAGAAACGTTGGAAACAGAGAATGCTGCTTGGAATTTCCTAGTTTGTATTTTACGGAAGGTCCTTTGGGTAGCAAACTCCTCAGAAGATCATATACAAGAAGGTATGGATTTTGGTTGGATGATCCAAAAGTTCCTCGGATTAAAAGCAGGAACAGGTTTTGTGTGACTGCAAAGGTTAAAAAGTGGAGGAAGCACGATTATCCTTGGCCGGATGATATTGATCCAAACATTCAAAGTGGCCACTTGACTTATCTGTCTTCCTTCAAGCCGCTGGCTGAGAAACCGAAACCTGTCACGCTTCCATTTGAGAAGCCTTTGGTTGATTTAGAGAAAAAGATTATTGAGGCAAGTCTTCTATGagtttaaaaagttaaatcaGGAAGTCTTTTGAACATTATTTTCAtgagtttcaaattttgtagTAATGTTTGTCTCAAGGAAGGAACCTATTTAAATCTTAGCAAAAGGACATATAAAATTGCATGGTCCTTAATCTTCTTaatgttgaggatggttgggagggagtcctacgttgactaatttaggaaatgatgattggtttataagtaatgaataTTGTCTCTACTGGTAcgaagccttttggggaatCTCAAAGCAAAGAtgtgagagtttatgctcggAGTAGACgttatcataccattgtggacaTATAAAATTGCATGGTCCTTAATCTTCTTaatgttgaggatggttgggagggagtcctacgttgactaatttaggaaatgatgattggtttataagtaatgaataTTGTCTCTACTGGTAcgaagccttttggggaatCTCAAAGCAAAGAtgtgagagtttatgctcggAGTAGACgttatcataccattgtggacaTATAAAATTGCATGGTCCTTAATCTTCTTaatgttgaggatggttgggagggagtcctacgttgactaatttaggaaatgatgattggtttataagtaatgaataTTGTCTCTACTGGTACGAAGCCTTTTGGGAAATCTCAAAGCAAAGAtgtgagagtttatgctcggAGTAGACattatcataccattgtggagattcatgattcctaacacttaACACAtgagctctctctctttcagGTCCGTAATTTGGCTGATGAAACCGGTTTAGATTTCAGTGATCAAATTAGCACCCTTGAGAACAAGTACCAGATGGTATGTTGAGTTTTACTGCCCTGTTATCCTGATATTGTAATCTTTCTGTATTAATTAGTACTTCTTGTGCTCTCTGTTTCAAGTCCAGGCTCTTAAAGATTTGTACGCACATTTAACACCAATTCAGCGATTATCGATTGCACGACATCCCAATAGACCGACAGTTCTTGATCATATATTAAACATCACAGAAAAGGTTCCTCACTATACCTTTTACATTTTATATCAATTGAttgttaacttttttttatttttgtttgtttcaatcAGTGGGTAGAACTCCATGGAGATCGTGGGGGTTATGATGATCCAGCAATTGTTACTGGCATTGGGAGCATTGAAGGTAAAAGCTACATGTGTATAGGACATCAGAAAGGTAGGAATACCAAAGAGAACATTGCTCGCAACTTCGCAATGCCAACACCCCATGGGTAAGCTTAAAGTGTATCTAAAATTAAACCAACAATTAGGAAGATTGGATTGAGTACAAAAGGAAATATCTTGACTAGTGTCCGTCAACATTAGAGTCTAATATTCTTCTCCAACACACTTTAACGATGCTTTGATAAAATCAATCAGAACATAGCTCAACGAACATAAAATACGTGCTTTCGACCAAGAGGTCAAAGATTCGAATGTCTCGCCCCATATTGttgaactgaaaaaaaaaaagaaaaagcttcGTAACAAAGGtttgatgtgtttggagataCCCTCAGAGCGGTTTATGTTGTTTGGAACCTAAATAATAGTGAGGGGAAAACCTTTAGTGGAAAGGCTCTCAAGTCAATAAGAgcaatttttgttttgcttggtaaatatatgatttacTAACGAAAACCATTGTTCGAAAAAACAGCTACCGGAAGGCTTTACGGTTGATGAAATATGCCGATCATCATAGTTTGCCTATTCTTACTTTTGTTGACACTCCTGGGGCATTTGCTGATCTAAAATCTGAGGAACTTGGTCAAGTGGGTGACATTTTTCATCTCACATGGAAACTAGACTTTGTTGAAGTGATTTGATACATGATCTTGGCTTAACGATTTTCTGATTTTTGCAGGGTGAGGCGATAGCCCATAATCTGAGGACAATGTTTGGTCTAAAGGTGCCCATCATAACAGTGGTAACTGGTGAAGGTGGTTCAGGAGGGGCTCTTGCTATTGCTTGTTCAAATAAAATGTTCATGATGGAGAATTCTGCTTTCTATGTTGcaaggttcaaatttttttttttcctatacTTAAAATCATGTGTAGATCCTATAATAGATTTACTTTTTGTACCTTTCTCCCTGATCAGTCCTGAAGCCTGTGCTGCAATCTTATGGAAATCCTCCCAAGCAGCTCCTAAGGTATTTGATTGGTTTGATTATTGTACGTATTTGAGAACAAGACCGGCTTTGTCGAACTCTTAAAGTTTCTTATTGTAGGCTGCTGAGAAATTGAGAATCACAGCTCAAGAACATTATAGGCTCAAAATTGCTGATGGAGTCATCCCTGTAAGTACTTGTTTTTGTGAACCATGTTCTCTGAGCGCTTATAGAAATGGAAGCATTTTTACCCCTTAATCGTCTCTCATTCAAAAGCCACGCCTTTTTGTTGCATGGCATCACTTCATTTCcagtttataattaaacaaaaagaaagaagagaaaatgacTTTGTTGCCCCATTGCAACTTGCTCCTTGGTAGAGCTGAAGTGGTTTCttgtgttgaggattgttgggagaggagtcccgcgtcgactaattaaggggttgaacATGAGTTTACAAGTAAGGAattctattggtatgaggtatTTTGGggaaatcgaaaacaaaaccatgagagcttatgttcaaagtagacaatatcataccattgtggaggttcgtggttCTTAACATTTTCAATGTCAGTTACCTTGTTCCTTCTCTCCTGTCCTTAGCGAAACAAGAGTAAGCTAAAGATTTATTGGTATAGAGGTAAAACAAGAGCACTTGATAATTGTCGTAAAGTAAAGAAAACGTTCAATTTTCTTATGATAAATTCAGCTGTGCCTATGGCTTCCCCTGCACATTGCTT
This portion of the Cucurbita pepo subsp. pepo cultivar mu-cu-16 chromosome LG08, ASM280686v2, whole genome shotgun sequence genome encodes:
- the LOC111800943 gene encoding acetyl-coenzyme A carboxylase carboxyl transferase subunit alpha, chloroplastic-like; translated protein: MTTLSLASRNVGNRECCLEFPSLYFTEGPLGSKLLRRSYTRRYGFWLDDPKVPRIKSRNRFCVTAKVKKWRKHDYPWPDDIDPNIQSGHLTYLSSFKPLAEKPKPVTLPFEKPLVDLEKKIIEVRNLADETGLDFSDQISTLENKYQMALKDLYAHLTPIQRLSIARHPNRPTVLDHILNITEKWVELHGDRGGYDDPAIVTGIGSIEGKSYMCIGHQKGRNTKENIARNFAMPTPHGYRKALRLMKYADHHSLPILTFVDTPGAFADLKSEELGQGEAIAHNLRTMFGLKVPIITVVTGEGGSGGALAIACSNKMFMMENSAFYVASPEACAAILWKSSQAAPKAAEKLRITAQEHYRLKIADGVIPEPLGGAHADPVWASQQVKSAIIQAMKELSNMSPEELIHHRMLKYRHIGGFQEGIPIDPKRKREMMPSQTNLPKPGDIDSELEDLKQKILKVKGPSDPITAQAIEKLKQDVDKEITNAFISMGLEQKLESLQLELSKASNGSSKQPLSRNQKEKVDKIMQEFKLKLSKPGSYLGLKQKLEKLDMVYKLIEQKKKGEELKTKINNKIPSETKAKLKQLKENWDNIISNGAPLDKDLVEELERVKEELVNVLKTANLDVVGVVKKTAATPPTEVREKVRRLREEINREIEKAIAMAGLGGKIEELQ